A window of Mesoplasma chauliocola contains these coding sequences:
- a CDS encoding MurR/RpiR family transcriptional regulator, which yields MNLKEKLNNFILEEPKNTPKYLISKSLLNYLKDKTKPTISQIAEDSFLNKSSITTFSKKMGYDGFKNLIETLWFEEEKYFNFKNINNSIHNGKQTYISLIEQIYEQKNEIDKVSELLNSFKEILFFSSYQTRTIVDVFHQELVWAGYNSKFLPSENNGKIVTEANEKSVCIFIVSGLDNKSLELSYNKLKEKNIPIVLISTKSQMKKFFDPFVYIHIPSSESEIREWTKIISLNTIFSLIESKNSEINVNLKNKFSESYLW from the coding sequence ATGAATTTAAAAGAAAAGTTAAATAATTTTATATTAGAAGAACCTAAAAATACGCCTAAATACTTAATATCAAAATCTCTTTTAAATTATTTGAAAGACAAAACAAAGCCTACAATAAGTCAAATAGCAGAAGATTCATTTTTAAATAAATCATCAATAACCACTTTTTCAAAAAAAATGGGATACGATGGATTTAAAAATTTAATTGAAACTTTATGATTTGAAGAAGAAAAATATTTTAATTTTAAAAATATAAATAATTCTATTCATAATGGTAAACAAACTTATATTAGTCTAATAGAGCAAATATATGAACAAAAAAATGAGATTGATAAAGTATCAGAGTTATTGAACTCTTTTAAAGAAATATTATTTTTTTCTAGTTATCAAACCAGAACAATCGTTGATGTTTTTCATCAAGAATTAGTTTGAGCAGGGTATAATTCAAAATTTCTTCCCTCTGAAAATAATGGAAAAATAGTTACTGAAGCTAATGAAAAAAGTGTTTGTATTTTTATTGTTTCTGGATTAGATAATAAAAGTTTAGAACTTTCTTATAATAAATTAAAAGAAAAAAACATACCTATAGTTCTTATATCAACTAAAAGCCAAATGAAAAAATTTTTTGATCCATTTGTTTACATTCATATACCATCTTCTGAATCAGAAATAAGAGAATGAACAAAAATAATTTCTTTAAATACAATTTTTTCATTAATTGAATCAAAAAACTCAGAAATTAATGTTAATCTAAAAAATAAATTTTCAGAATCATATTTATGGTAA
- a CDS encoding glycoside hydrolase family 1 protein, protein MKKEFLWGGSISASQAEGAFDLYEKGISTEDLRFYNEKIDRKNVSKDLYMTPEKLKEIIDNQDDYFFPKRRGIDFFNKYEEDIKLFKELGINVLRTSIAWTRLFPNGDENEANIDAINHYKKIFEVFKKNKIKLILSISHLEMPINLITKYGGWKNKKLINFYFNFAKTVIDNFNVYTDQWIPFNELNHSTFFTLGLFENEENYLEKTYQAFHNQFVAACKAIEYGKKQNRNNLFGTMIGYMYSYPKTSDPRNVYKCMNDNWIKNDFFLDIMIKGEYPWYSKKYFLDNKIDIKATKKELALIKNNVHDFISFSYYSTGTTSHQNAEETSGNLFSVGKNEYLDVNEWGWQIDPMGLRIVLNNLYEKYKKPLMITENGIGLIDEVDNQGNIIDDARINYISEHILAMKEAINDGVEVIGYLMWSPIDVVSYSSQEMSKRYGFIYVDANDLGQGTYDRIKKKSFYWFKDFLEKERMNN, encoded by the coding sequence ATGAAGAAAGAATTTTTATGAGGTGGCTCTATTTCTGCAAGCCAAGCTGAGGGTGCTTTTGATTTATATGAAAAAGGTATATCAACTGAAGATTTAAGATTTTATAATGAAAAAATTGATAGAAAAAATGTTTCAAAAGATTTATATATGACACCAGAAAAATTAAAAGAAATAATTGATAATCAAGACGATTATTTTTTTCCTAAAAGAAGAGGTATAGATTTTTTTAATAAATATGAAGAAGATATAAAACTATTTAAGGAATTGGGAATAAATGTTCTAAGAACTTCTATAGCTTGAACAAGGCTTTTTCCAAATGGTGATGAAAATGAAGCAAATATTGATGCGATAAATCATTATAAAAAAATATTTGAAGTTTTCAAAAAAAACAAAATAAAATTAATTTTGTCTATATCGCATTTAGAAATGCCTATAAATTTAATCACTAAATATGGTGGATGAAAAAATAAAAAGTTAATTAATTTTTATTTTAATTTTGCAAAAACAGTAATTGATAATTTTAATGTTTACACTGATCAATGAATACCATTTAATGAGTTAAATCATTCAACCTTTTTTACATTAGGTTTGTTTGAAAATGAAGAAAATTATTTAGAAAAAACTTATCAAGCATTTCATAATCAATTTGTAGCGGCATGTAAAGCTATTGAATATGGTAAAAAACAAAATCGAAATAATTTATTTGGAACAATGATAGGTTATATGTATAGTTATCCAAAAACGTCTGATCCTAGAAATGTTTATAAATGTATGAATGATAATTGAATAAAAAATGATTTTTTCTTAGATATCATGATTAAAGGAGAATATCCTTGGTATTCAAAAAAATATTTTTTAGATAACAAAATCGATATAAAAGCAACTAAAAAAGAATTAGCATTAATAAAAAATAATGTTCATGATTTTATTTCGTTCAGTTATTATTCAACAGGAACAACTTCACATCAAAATGCTGAAGAAACCTCTGGAAACTTGTTTAGCGTAGGAAAAAATGAATATCTTGATGTAAATGAATGAGGATGACAAATCGATCCAATGGGATTAAGAATAGTTTTAAATAATTTATATGAAAAATATAAAAAACCTTTGATGATAACTGAAAATGGAATAGGTCTAATTGATGAAGTTGATAATCAAGGAAATATAATCGATGATGCAAGAATAAACTATATTTCTGAACATATATTAGCAATGAAAGAAGCAATTAATGATGGAGTAGAAGTTATAGGATATTTAATGTGGAGCCCTATCGATGTTGTTTCTTATTCATCTCAGGAAATGTCGAAAAGATACGGATTTATCTATGTTGACGCTAATGACTTGGGACAAGGGACTTATGACAGAATAAAAAAGAAATCTTTTTACTGGTTTAAAGATTTTTTAGAAAAAGAAAGGATGAATAATTAA
- a CDS encoding PTS glucose transporter subunit IIA yields the protein MNKIVIYSPVNGEISKIEEISDDLFSNKVLGDGFFIKPDKKIKDVVLKSLFDKSEVELILDSNHAIYFKLENDISCLMHIGLDSGFYKKDTFQSFVKKGDMLSNKDNLIKYSSDFFKKNKLKDDIPIVFETERFKNFELTITKTGKVKEGEEIAFIVERNVKNQHISKPENKKNFNKWKETAVQLIDIVGESNFEKVWNCMTRTRFYVIDKEKVNESKIQNVPNVKGYVWSGNELQVVIGGNSVKVKEEIEKLWGRNNFEIKSIEEDKKSKSFGSKIMSAINGIIVPLMPLLISVGLIAGLSSVLTNFGVIQGGPPEGGYITDMDIISGIFYMLSNTGLALLSIFFCYSTVRYLNGDPAMAILVGLTIASRYFVNMIDGSLGSGEWVLFKIGDFPISVKAYNNNLLPAVGAGFMFYFTDKWIKTWMPGVVDIIFRPFISYIITIFATFFVLGPILGIVEVGISELAILFYEVPFGIGGLLFGIVWQPIVFLGMGWPVYLAMDANYFTGNGPLIGLPIMDGIALAMIGVILVIMIKAKKRNDKINAAGTLMPLIFGITEPAMYGVTAPKVKPFWITCIGGGIVGMLMSLFHVQRESMGGGGVLGILGHQHWEDLVLYLAISMLGLIINFVCMWVLYDEKDKDYKSVQKANRKLYLYLKSRKTNINKKDLEIFKNLEEVQKNQELEKKIFKNWSLTQKLNYKIEALNDKTKKDIKSEENIKLFEQKILILKSELVDLTSNYEKICQKIYDETEKELVKFSNILKDDLNEFKKIYFNSINNTLIYIEIKNKESVNLNKNKIFNTDNKFKLLLSY from the coding sequence ATGAATAAAATAGTCATTTATTCTCCAGTAAATGGAGAAATTTCAAAAATTGAAGAAATAAGTGATGATCTTTTTTCAAATAAAGTTTTAGGTGACGGTTTTTTTATAAAACCTGATAAAAAAATAAAAGATGTTGTTTTAAAATCACTATTTGATAAAAGTGAAGTTGAGCTTATACTTGATTCAAATCATGCTATATATTTTAAGCTTGAAAATGATATTTCATGTTTAATGCATATAGGATTAGACTCTGGATTTTATAAAAAAGATACATTTCAATCATTTGTCAAAAAAGGCGATATGTTATCTAATAAAGATAACTTAATAAAATATAGCTCTGATTTTTTTAAAAAAAATAAATTAAAAGATGATATTCCAATAGTTTTTGAAACTGAAAGATTTAAAAATTTTGAATTAACTATAACAAAAACTGGAAAAGTTAAGGAAGGTGAAGAAATAGCGTTTATAGTTGAAAGAAATGTCAAAAATCAACATATTTCAAAACCTGAAAATAAAAAAAACTTTAATAAATGAAAAGAAACTGCAGTTCAGCTAATTGATATTGTTGGAGAATCGAATTTCGAGAAAGTTTGAAATTGTATGACAAGAACAAGATTTTATGTAATTGATAAAGAAAAAGTTAATGAATCAAAAATTCAAAACGTGCCAAATGTAAAGGGTTATGTTTGAAGTGGAAATGAATTACAAGTAGTTATTGGTGGTAATTCTGTAAAAGTTAAAGAAGAAATTGAAAAATTATGAGGAAGAAATAATTTTGAAATAAAATCAATCGAGGAAGATAAAAAAAGTAAAAGTTTTGGTTCAAAAATAATGAGTGCTATAAATGGAATTATTGTTCCTTTAATGCCTTTACTTATATCTGTAGGTTTAATAGCAGGACTAAGTTCAGTATTAACAAACTTTGGAGTTATTCAAGGTGGACCACCTGAAGGCGGTTATATTACTGATATGGATATTATTTCTGGTATTTTCTATATGTTATCTAATACAGGACTAGCATTACTTTCTATTTTCTTTTGTTATTCAACAGTAAGATATTTAAATGGTGATCCCGCAATGGCTATACTTGTTGGCTTAACAATAGCAAGCAGATATTTTGTTAATATGATTGATGGTTCTTTAGGGTCAGGAGAATGAGTACTATTTAAAATAGGAGATTTCCCTATATCTGTAAAAGCTTATAACAATAACTTACTTCCGGCCGTTGGTGCAGGGTTTATGTTTTACTTTACAGACAAATGAATTAAAACTTGAATGCCTGGTGTAGTAGACATAATATTTAGACCTTTTATTTCATATATAATAACAATTTTTGCCACATTCTTTGTGTTAGGGCCTATTTTAGGAATCGTTGAAGTTGGTATTTCAGAATTAGCAATATTATTTTATGAAGTACCTTTTGGAATAGGCGGTTTATTATTCGGAATAGTTTGACAACCTATTGTATTCCTAGGCATGGGCTGACCTGTATATCTAGCAATGGACGCTAATTATTTCACAGGTAATGGTCCTTTAATAGGTTTACCTATTATGGATGGAATAGCATTAGCAATGATTGGTGTTATTTTAGTTATAATGATTAAAGCTAAAAAAAGAAATGACAAAATTAATGCAGCTGGAACTTTAATGCCTCTAATTTTTGGCATAACAGAACCAGCTATGTATGGTGTAACTGCTCCTAAGGTTAAACCATTTTGAATAACTTGCATTGGTGGTGGAATTGTAGGAATGCTTATGTCTTTATTCCATGTTCAAAGAGAAAGCATGGGTGGTGGTGGAGTCCTTGGTATACTTGGGCATCAACATTGAGAGGACCTTGTTTTATATTTAGCAATATCAATGTTAGGATTAATAATTAATTTTGTTTGCATGTGAGTTTTATATGATGAAAAAGATAAAGATTATAAATCTGTTCAAAAAGCAAATAGAAAACTTTATTTATATTTAAAATCAAGAAAAACAAATATTAATAAAAAAGATTTAGAAATATTTAAAAATTTAGAAGAAGTTCAAAAAAATCAAGAGTTAGAAAAAAAGATATTTAAAAATTGAAGTTTAACCCAAAAACTAAATTATAAAATCGAAGCTTTAAATGATAAAACAAAGAAAGATATAAAAAGCGAAGAAAATATCAAACTTTTTGAACAAAAGATATTAATTTTAAAATCAGAATTAGTTGATTTGACTTCTAACTATGAAAAAATATGTCAAAAAATATATGATGAAACTGAAAAAGAATTAGTTAAATTTTCTAATATTTTAAAAGATGATCTTAATGAATTTAAAAAAATATATTTTAATTCAATTAACAATACATTAATTTATATTGAAATCAAAAATAAAGAATCAGTTAATTTAAACAAAAATAAAATATTTAATACAGATAATAAATTTAAACTTTTATTATCATATTAA
- the rimP gene encoding ribosome maturation factor RimP encodes MKNFTSIKDEIQKIASSILREYNLQVYEINNFFDFESDVLQILVEDMTEPNKALDFDSIISSNEKLSDALEDFPGLSEPYMLEVASAGIEKPIRSKEEMLKAINSYVHVELNQEKSTNIELEGILLDFDVDKDTFRITYFLKGQKKKVDFKYEQVKFARYAVKF; translated from the coding sequence GTGAAAAATTTTACATCTATTAAAGATGAAATTCAAAAAATTGCTTCATCAATTTTAAGGGAATACAACTTACAGGTATATGAAATAAATAATTTCTTTGATTTTGAAAGTGATGTTTTGCAAATTTTGGTTGAAGACATGACTGAACCAAATAAAGCTTTGGACTTTGATTCAATTATTTCAAGCAATGAAAAATTGTCTGATGCATTAGAAGACTTTCCAGGGTTAAGTGAACCTTATATGTTAGAAGTCGCTAGTGCTGGTATTGAAAAGCCAATTAGAAGCAAAGAAGAAATGCTTAAAGCGATTAATAGTTATGTTCATGTTGAACTAAATCAAGAAAAAAGCACAAATATTGAATTAGAAGGTATTTTATTAGATTTTGATGTAGATAAAGATACATTTAGAATCACCTACTTTTTAAAAGGTCAAAAGAAAAAAGTTGACTTTAAATATGAACAAGTAAAGTTTGCAAGATATGCAGTTAAATTTTAA
- the nusA gene encoding transcription termination factor NusA — MVNGAQILEALASLESEKSISKEVAIEGIKEGFQKAYERFFDTEAVVKTEINEQTGSINLFQELMVVATDEEIEDDWLEIVLQDALKINKEAKVGDKVYKPIDFDEEFSRVAVGQVRQIFQQKIRATERAMIYEKFIPLEGEIVRGKIVGMNDQGTSYILDIEGVHTSLWNQKTINREEFVVNELVDVLLEEVARENKYSQLVVSRVAPKFLSKLVEKEVAEVAQGIVEVMSVSREPGKRAKIAVLSHDEDVEPIGAIVGVKGSRINNISNELRGEKIDVVKWSDDIHEFIINAMAPVKVISVNEVEGEFDIVVPNQQLSLAIGKGGMAAKLVANLLKRRINIYSLENAILDNMDVLWNGNITEAEVNDPDFISAVNNRKIKSQTVKPEHHKNSFRNAQANNEEELMSFQAEVEEEYNQVEELIEETNAVAVEENKDLESIQSELESFNEILEEDFDEDFEEDEYEDLYDQN; from the coding sequence ATGGTAAACGGAGCACAAATATTAGAAGCATTAGCTTCATTAGAAAGTGAAAAAAGTATTAGCAAAGAAGTTGCTATTGAAGGAATTAAAGAAGGATTCCAAAAAGCTTATGAAAGATTTTTTGATACAGAAGCTGTAGTTAAAACTGAAATTAATGAGCAAACAGGATCAATTAACTTATTCCAAGAATTAATGGTAGTAGCAACTGATGAAGAAATTGAAGATGATTGATTAGAAATTGTTTTACAAGATGCTTTAAAAATCAATAAAGAAGCTAAAGTTGGAGATAAAGTATATAAACCAATTGATTTTGATGAAGAGTTTTCAAGAGTAGCAGTTGGACAAGTGCGTCAAATATTCCAACAAAAAATTAGAGCAACTGAAAGAGCAATGATTTATGAAAAATTTATTCCTTTAGAAGGAGAAATCGTAAGAGGTAAAATCGTTGGAATGAACGATCAAGGTACTTCATACATTTTGGACATCGAAGGAGTTCATACTTCATTATGAAACCAAAAAACAATCAACAGAGAAGAATTTGTTGTTAATGAATTAGTTGATGTTTTATTAGAAGAAGTTGCAAGAGAAAATAAATATTCTCAATTAGTAGTTTCAAGAGTAGCACCAAAATTCTTATCTAAATTAGTAGAAAAAGAAGTTGCTGAAGTTGCTCAAGGAATTGTTGAAGTAATGTCAGTTTCAAGAGAACCGGGTAAGCGTGCAAAAATTGCTGTTTTATCACATGATGAAGATGTAGAACCAATTGGAGCTATTGTTGGAGTTAAAGGATCAAGAATCAATAACATTTCAAATGAATTAAGAGGAGAAAAAATTGACGTTGTTAAATGAAGTGATGATATTCATGAATTCATTATCAATGCAATGGCACCTGTTAAAGTTATTTCAGTAAATGAAGTTGAAGGTGAATTTGATATTGTAGTACCTAACCAACAATTATCATTAGCTATTGGTAAAGGCGGAATGGCTGCTAAATTAGTAGCTAACCTATTAAAACGTCGTATTAACATTTATAGCTTAGAAAATGCTATTTTAGATAACATGGATGTTCTATGAAATGGAAATATTACAGAAGCTGAGGTAAATGATCCAGACTTTATTAGCGCAGTAAACAACCGTAAAATTAAATCTCAAACAGTTAAACCAGAACACCATAAAAACTCATTCAGAAATGCGCAAGCAAATAATGAAGAAGAATTAATGAGTTTCCAAGCTGAGGTTGAAGAAGAATATAACCAAGTTGAAGAACTAATCGAAGAAACTAATGCAGTTGCTGTTGAAGAAAATAAAGATTTAGAATCAATTCAATCAGAATTAGAATCATTTAATGAAATTTTAGAAGAAGACTTTGATGAAGATTTTGAAGAAGACGAATATGAAGACTTATATGACCAAAACTAA
- the rnpM gene encoding RNase P modulator RnpM, protein MTKTNLRKDVVSKEMLDKSELIRVVLNKNNEIFIDLTYKADGRGVYVKKDLNSVKIAKQKNLFSRGLKTKIDSSIYDELEKLFNGQN, encoded by the coding sequence ATGACCAAAACTAATTTAAGAAAAGATGTAGTTAGTAAAGAAATGTTAGATAAATCAGAATTAATTAGAGTTGTTTTGAATAAAAACAATGAAATTTTTATTGATTTAACTTATAAAGCAGATGGACGTGGAGTTTATGTCAAAAAAGATTTAAACTCAGTTAAAATCGCAAAACAAAAAAACCTTTTTAGCAGAGGATTAAAAACAAAAATAGATTCATCAATTTATGATGAATTAGAAAAGTTGTTTAATGGACAAAACTAA
- a CDS encoding L7Ae/L30e/S12e/Gadd45 family ribosomal protein, giving the protein MDKTKLLNAIGLAYNSAKLIKGEKLLDSIKLNKVKFVILSTDMGASQKKKFSDKCKFYNVEFIDNVITVDELSQACGSTTIVAIGVNDRNIIKLIKNNL; this is encoded by the coding sequence ATGGACAAAACTAAACTATTAAATGCAATAGGTCTAGCTTATAACTCTGCTAAATTAATTAAAGGTGAAAAATTATTAGATTCAATTAAACTTAACAAAGTAAAATTTGTTATTCTATCAACAGATATGGGAGCTAGTCAAAAAAAGAAATTCAGCGATAAATGTAAATTTTATAATGTTGAGTTTATTGATAATGTAATCACTGTTGATGAACTATCACAAGCGTGTGGATCTACCACAATTGTAGCGATTGGTGTTAATGATAGGAATATTATTAAATTAATTAAAAACAATTTATAG
- the infB gene encoding translation initiation factor IF-2 → MAKNKNTNKKPQQVNKKEMSKQHAKQIKQQLNETVATGIIDGVFVYTEALSIADFASQIGKSVAEILKHFFTQGLMLNQNVVLTEEQMAELAFEFGFDFRKEETLTKENFFEALDASEEDKPEDLQHRAPIVTIMGHVDHGKTTLLDSIKNTNVVDGEAGGITQAIGAYQVKNKDGKKITFIDTPGHEAFSEMRSRGANVTDIVILIVAADDGVMPQTEEAIDHAKLANVPIIVFINKCDKPGADPERVKAELMKYEIVAEEYGGDIPFVQGSAKQKLGLDQLEETILLIAEMHDYKANPNKLAKGVVLEAHLDKAKGPVASILVKEGSLDIRDMIIAGTTYGNIKHMEDEHNKKVLKAGPSKPVVIYGLNEVPSAGDKFIVMNDEKMARTIAQAQAEKKLAAERQSNQIFSLDSIKKHIDDGELKAINLIVKADTQGSVEALKGSLTKIDISGVKLNIIRSSVGTITLSDVTLASTVTDGIVLIYGFNVRPDAVVRKKAEEEGIEIRLHNIIYKVIEELEDAAKGMLDPEYKEVVTGSAEIRATFKHSDIGTIGGFHIVDGSIERKSKIRVIRNGIVIYTGELATLKHLKDDIKEAKINSEGGLTIKNFNDIKEGDVVEGYKEEEVKK, encoded by the coding sequence ATGGCTAAAAACAAAAATACAAATAAAAAACCACAACAAGTTAATAAAAAAGAAATGTCTAAACAACATGCTAAACAAATTAAACAACAATTAAATGAAACAGTTGCAACTGGAATCATTGATGGGGTATTTGTTTATACTGAAGCACTAAGCATTGCTGATTTTGCTAGTCAAATTGGTAAAAGTGTAGCAGAAATTTTAAAACATTTCTTTACACAAGGATTAATGCTAAATCAAAATGTTGTTTTAACAGAAGAGCAAATGGCTGAACTTGCTTTTGAATTTGGTTTTGACTTTAGAAAAGAAGAAACATTAACTAAGGAAAACTTTTTTGAAGCACTTGATGCATCAGAAGAAGACAAACCAGAAGATTTACAACATAGAGCTCCAATTGTTACAATTATGGGGCACGTTGATCATGGTAAAACAACTTTATTAGACTCCATCAAAAACACAAATGTTGTTGATGGAGAAGCTGGAGGAATTACTCAAGCAATTGGAGCTTACCAAGTTAAAAACAAAGATGGTAAAAAAATAACATTTATTGACACTCCAGGTCACGAGGCATTTTCAGAAATGCGTAGTCGTGGAGCTAATGTAACTGATATTGTTATTTTGATAGTTGCAGCTGATGATGGGGTTATGCCTCAAACTGAAGAAGCAATTGATCATGCTAAGTTAGCAAATGTACCAATTATTGTATTTATTAACAAATGTGATAAACCAGGAGCAGATCCTGAACGTGTAAAAGCTGAATTAATGAAATATGAAATTGTTGCTGAAGAATATGGTGGAGATATTCCATTTGTTCAAGGTAGTGCTAAACAAAAACTTGGTTTAGACCAATTAGAAGAAACTATTTTATTAATTGCTGAAATGCATGATTACAAAGCAAACCCTAATAAATTAGCTAAAGGTGTAGTTTTAGAAGCACACTTGGATAAAGCAAAAGGACCAGTAGCTTCTATTCTTGTAAAAGAAGGAAGTCTTGATATTAGAGATATGATTATTGCTGGAACTACATATGGAAATATTAAACACATGGAAGATGAACATAATAAAAAAGTTTTAAAAGCAGGTCCAAGTAAACCAGTAGTTATTTATGGTTTAAATGAAGTACCTAGTGCTGGAGATAAATTCATTGTTATGAATGATGAAAAAATGGCTAGAACAATTGCTCAAGCACAAGCTGAAAAGAAATTAGCAGCTGAACGTCAATCTAACCAAATCTTTAGTTTAGATTCAATCAAAAAACATATTGATGATGGTGAATTAAAAGCAATTAACTTGATTGTTAAAGCAGATACTCAAGGATCTGTTGAAGCATTAAAAGGTAGTTTAACTAAAATTGATATTTCTGGAGTTAAACTAAATATTATTCGTTCAAGTGTTGGAACTATTACTTTAAGTGATGTTACTTTAGCTTCAACTGTAACTGATGGAATTGTATTAATTTATGGATTTAATGTAAGACCTGATGCAGTTGTACGTAAAAAAGCTGAAGAAGAAGGAATTGAAATTCGTTTACATAACATTATTTATAAAGTTATAGAAGAATTAGAAGATGCTGCTAAGGGAATGTTAGACCCAGAATATAAAGAAGTAGTTACTGGATCAGCTGAAATTAGAGCAACATTTAAACATTCAGACATCGGAACAATTGGAGGTTTTCATATTGTTGATGGAAGCATTGAACGTAAATCAAAAATACGTGTAATTAGAAATGGTATTGTTATTTATACTGGAGAATTAGCAACTTTAAAGCACTTAAAAGATGATATTAAAGAAGCTAAAATTAATTCAGAAGGTGGATTAACAATTAAAAACTTTAATGATATCAAAGAAGGCGATGTTGTTGAAGGATATAAGGAAGAAGAAGTTAAGAAATAA